In one Achromobacter spanius genomic region, the following are encoded:
- a CDS encoding branched-chain amino acid ABC transporter permease, with amino-acid sequence MDSTIALILLQDGVVNGAIYALLGMALVLVFAVTRVIFIPQGEFVAFGALTLAMLVDGKMPGTAYLLPLLGALCLAMELVRAIRTRNFAGLPKTFLISVVLPLALFWLTKHYTAPDNSLWLNMLLTLLLVIPMGPMVYRIVYQPLAEATVLVLLIVSVAVHFALTGLALVFFGAEGWRTPPFVSGQVDFGFMTWSAQSLFVVATCGLLITALWLFFGKTLYGRALRATAVNRRGARLVGISTTMSGSLTFTLATAIGAMSGMLIAPITTVYYDTGFLIGLKGFVGAIIGGLASYPVAAAGSLLVGVLESFSSFWASAYKEVIVFTLIIPVLVWRSFSTHHVDEEE; translated from the coding sequence ATGGATTCCACAATTGCGCTGATCCTGCTGCAAGACGGTGTCGTCAACGGCGCTATCTATGCCCTCCTGGGCATGGCTCTGGTGCTGGTTTTCGCCGTTACGCGCGTCATTTTCATTCCCCAGGGTGAGTTCGTGGCGTTCGGCGCCCTGACCCTGGCCATGCTGGTCGACGGCAAAATGCCGGGCACGGCCTACCTGCTGCCGCTGCTGGGCGCCTTGTGCCTGGCGATGGAGCTGGTGCGTGCGATACGTACCCGCAACTTCGCCGGCCTGCCCAAAACGTTCTTGATCAGCGTCGTTCTGCCGCTGGCGTTGTTCTGGTTGACCAAGCACTACACCGCGCCCGACAACTCGTTGTGGCTGAACATGCTTTTGACGCTGTTGCTGGTGATCCCGATGGGGCCGATGGTCTATCGCATCGTCTATCAACCCCTGGCCGAAGCCACGGTGCTGGTGCTGCTGATCGTCTCGGTCGCCGTGCACTTCGCGCTGACCGGCCTGGCGCTGGTGTTCTTCGGCGCGGAAGGCTGGCGCACGCCGCCGTTCGTCAGCGGGCAAGTCGACTTCGGCTTCATGACCTGGTCCGCGCAGAGCCTGTTCGTGGTGGCCACCTGCGGGCTGCTCATCACCGCGCTGTGGTTGTTCTTCGGCAAGACGCTCTATGGGCGCGCGCTGCGCGCCACGGCCGTGAACCGTCGCGGCGCGCGCCTGGTGGGCATCAGCACCACCATGTCCGGCAGCCTGACCTTCACGTTGGCCACCGCCATTGGCGCCATGTCCGGCATGTTGATCGCGCCCATCACCACCGTGTATTACGACACCGGCTTCCTGATCGGCCTGAAGGGCTTTGTGGGCGCCATCATCGGCGGCCTGGCCAGCTACCCCGTGGCCGCCGCCGGTTCGCTGTTGGTGGGCGTGCTGGAATCGTTCTCGTCCTTCTGGGCCAGCGCCTATAAGGAAGTGATCGTCTTTACCTTGATTATCCCGGTTCTGGTCTGGCGTTCGTTCAGCACCCATCACGTGGACGAAGAGGAATAA
- a CDS encoding biotin transporter BioY, with product MKSHNTVLIALFAALIVVLSLIPPIPLPGIPVPITLQTLGAMLAGAMLGPLRGALACLLYLGLAAIGLPVLPGGRGGLGAFLGPTGGFLVGMVVGALVIGWLARMLPARATQDWAKLGGYVVACVVGGILVVYAFGVPWLASVTKMGLPKAAVAVAVFLPGDLIKAVIAAWVASRVERVWPMLGR from the coding sequence ATGAAATCCCACAATACCGTGCTGATCGCGCTGTTCGCGGCGTTGATCGTCGTCCTGAGCCTGATTCCGCCGATTCCCTTGCCGGGTATTCCGGTGCCAATTACCTTGCAGACGCTGGGCGCCATGCTGGCCGGCGCCATGCTGGGCCCGCTGCGCGGGGCGCTGGCTTGCCTGCTCTATCTGGGTTTGGCGGCCATCGGGCTGCCTGTGCTGCCCGGCGGACGCGGTGGCCTGGGCGCGTTCCTGGGGCCGACGGGCGGTTTCCTGGTGGGCATGGTGGTGGGCGCCTTGGTGATCGGCTGGCTGGCGCGTATGTTGCCGGCACGCGCAACCCAGGATTGGGCCAAGCTTGGCGGTTACGTGGTCGCTTGCGTGGTGGGCGGCATTCTGGTCGTGTATGCCTTCGGGGTGCCGTGGCTGGCGTCGGTCACCAAGATGGGCTTGCCCAAGGCGGCGGTGGCGGTGGCAGTGTTCTTGCCGGGCGATCTCATCAAAGCCGTGATTGCAGCGTGGGTGGCGTCACGGGTGGAGCGCGTCTGGCCGATGTTGGGTCGTTAG
- a CDS encoding ABC transporter substrate-binding protein: protein MRKHFGLSAAAAAFALAVPLLASAQVKVGVTVSSTGPAASLGIPERNTVALLPKEVAGQKIEWIVLDDATDTTQAVKNSRKLATDDKVDVLIGTSVTPGSLAMVDVAAEAKVPMISVAASAKIVEPVDDKRRWVFKTPQNDALMAGALADAMAKSKVKTLGFIGFADAYGDGWLDVMQKAAKAKGIEIVAIEKYSRTDTSVTGQVLKLVGAKPDAILIAGAGTPSALPQKELKARNYGGTIYQTHGAANNDVLRVCGKDCNGMYLPAGPLLVAAQLPDSNPVKKSALAYVETYEKANGANSTNTFGGHMWDAGQLVVAALPVALKTGAKPGTPEFRAAMRDALEGVKNLAASQGVFNMSPTDHAGFDERSRVIVKVENGKWVYQPDL from the coding sequence ATGCGCAAGCACTTCGGCTTGTCCGCGGCGGCTGCCGCTTTCGCCTTGGCCGTGCCGCTCCTGGCGAGCGCCCAGGTCAAGGTCGGCGTAACGGTGTCCAGCACCGGCCCGGCCGCCTCGCTGGGTATCCCCGAACGCAATACCGTGGCGCTGCTGCCCAAGGAAGTGGCCGGCCAGAAGATCGAGTGGATCGTCCTGGACGATGCCACCGATACCACCCAAGCCGTCAAGAACTCTCGCAAGCTGGCCACCGACGACAAGGTCGATGTGCTGATCGGCACGTCCGTGACGCCGGGTTCGCTGGCCATGGTCGACGTGGCCGCTGAAGCCAAGGTGCCGATGATCAGCGTGGCCGCCAGCGCCAAGATTGTGGAACCCGTGGACGACAAGCGCCGCTGGGTCTTCAAGACCCCGCAGAACGACGCGCTGATGGCCGGCGCCCTGGCTGACGCCATGGCCAAGTCCAAGGTCAAGACCCTGGGCTTCATCGGTTTTGCCGACGCCTACGGCGACGGCTGGCTGGACGTGATGCAAAAGGCCGCCAAGGCCAAGGGCATCGAAATCGTCGCCATCGAAAAATACAGCCGTACCGACACCAGCGTGACGGGTCAGGTACTCAAGCTGGTCGGCGCAAAGCCGGACGCCATCCTGATCGCCGGCGCCGGCACCCCGTCGGCCTTGCCGCAAAAGGAACTGAAGGCCCGCAACTACGGCGGCACCATCTACCAAACGCACGGCGCCGCCAACAACGACGTGCTGCGCGTCTGCGGCAAGGACTGCAATGGCATGTACCTGCCGGCCGGTCCGCTGCTGGTCGCCGCCCAATTGCCCGATTCGAACCCGGTCAAGAAGTCGGCCCTGGCTTATGTCGAGACCTATGAAAAGGCCAACGGCGCCAACTCCACCAACACGTTCGGCGGCCACATGTGGGATGCCGGCCAATTGGTCGTGGCCGCGTTGCCCGTGGCGCTGAAGACGGGCGCCAAGCCCGGCACGCCGGAATTCCGGGCCGCCATGCGCGACGCCCTGGAAGGCGTGAAGAATCTGGCTGCGTCGCAGGGCGTGTTCAATATGTCGCCCACCGACCACGCTGGCTTCGACGAACGTTCGCGCGTCATCGTCAAGGTCGAAAACGGCAAGTGGGTCTATCAGCCCGACCTGTAA
- a CDS encoding ABC transporter ATP-binding protein, with translation MSATQSPVLEVSNLSARYGKVGALVGASLTVPAGSIVTVIGANGAGKSTMLNAMMGSLPQTGHAAGSVQYAGTDVSGWQVERRVAAGMSLVPERRELFGTMSVEDNLLLGGFRRYRAREAGWRDTLNEVFELFPRLRERRGQQAGTLSGGERQMLAVGRALMAKPTLLMLDEPSLGLAPRIVREIFHIIARLRETGVAILLVEQNARAALQVADYGYVLETGEVILHGPARELAGDPKVIESYLGLGKGAEKD, from the coding sequence ATGAGCGCAACGCAATCGCCCGTGCTGGAAGTCAGCAACCTGTCGGCCCGTTATGGCAAGGTTGGCGCGCTGGTCGGCGCGTCCTTGACCGTGCCGGCCGGCAGCATCGTTACCGTGATCGGCGCCAACGGCGCCGGCAAATCCACCATGCTGAACGCCATGATGGGGTCCTTGCCGCAAACCGGCCATGCGGCCGGCAGCGTGCAATACGCCGGCACCGACGTGTCCGGCTGGCAGGTCGAGCGCCGCGTGGCGGCCGGCATGTCGCTGGTGCCCGAGCGCCGCGAATTGTTCGGCACCATGTCCGTCGAAGACAACCTGCTGCTGGGTGGCTTTCGCCGCTATCGCGCCCGCGAGGCCGGCTGGCGCGATACGCTGAATGAAGTGTTTGAACTGTTCCCGCGCTTGCGCGAACGCCGTGGGCAACAGGCCGGCACCTTGTCGGGCGGCGAACGCCAGATGCTGGCCGTGGGCCGCGCGCTGATGGCCAAGCCCACCTTGCTGATGCTGGACGAACCCAGCCTGGGCCTGGCGCCGCGCATCGTGCGCGAGATCTTCCACATCATTGCGCGCCTGCGCGAAACCGGCGTGGCTATCTTGCTGGTCGAGCAAAACGCCCGCGCGGCGCTGCAAGTGGCGGACTACGGCTACGTGCTGGAAACCGGTGAAGTCATCCTGCATGGCCCGGCGCGCGAACTTGCCGGTGACCCGAAGGTGATCGAAAGCTATCTGGGGCTGGGCAAGGGCGCCGAAAAGGACTGA
- a CDS encoding ABC transporter permease subunit, giving the protein MNRILLAVFIVVLAGLPLLPVTPEFWVTQLNYIGLASLVVLGLVLLTGVGGLTSFGQAAFVGLGAYTTAFLTTQYDVSPWLALPTGLVLTAVVAYLLGAITLRLSGHYLPLGTIAWGLSLYFLFGNIDWLGKHDGIAGIEPISIFGVSLASGRNIYYLIWVFVLLALWATRNLLNSRPGRAIRALKSGAGMAESMGVNTAAYKVVIFVWAALLACISGWLYAHMQRAVSPSPFGVNYGIEYLFMAVVGGAGYVWGALLGSGVILVLKDQLQNWLPKLLDTNANFEMIVFGVLLILMLQYARNGLWPILAGWWSSITGADGSRRNLAPPAAAPALPTRARPQAGQVVLEVDAIRKEFGGLVAVNDITFKVSSGEIMGLIGPNGAGKSTTFNLISGVLPVTRGKVTFMGQRIDSRSAREIAKLGVGRTFQHVQLLPGMTVLENVALGAHLRSDVGVLAGALHSDRAREAQLLHEAAEQIKRVGLGEYLYEQAGNLALGQQRILEIARALASDPVLLLLDEPAAGLRYKEKQDLARVLEQLRSEGMSILLVEHDMDFVMRLTNHLVVMDFGTKLAEGVPADVQKNPAVLEAYLGGIDDDLPEADQAKPVSAGGVQ; this is encoded by the coding sequence ATGAATCGCATTCTGCTCGCTGTATTCATCGTCGTCCTGGCGGGCCTGCCCTTGCTGCCGGTCACGCCCGAATTCTGGGTGACGCAACTCAATTACATCGGCTTGGCCAGCTTGGTCGTGCTGGGCCTGGTGCTGCTGACCGGCGTGGGGGGGTTGACGTCGTTCGGCCAGGCCGCTTTCGTGGGCCTGGGCGCCTACACCACGGCGTTCCTGACCACGCAGTACGACGTGTCGCCCTGGCTGGCGCTGCCCACCGGCCTGGTGCTGACTGCCGTCGTCGCCTACCTGCTGGGCGCGATCACCCTGCGCCTGTCCGGCCACTACCTGCCGCTGGGCACCATTGCATGGGGCCTGTCCTTGTACTTCCTGTTCGGCAACATCGACTGGCTGGGCAAGCACGACGGTATTGCCGGCATCGAGCCCATCAGCATTTTCGGGGTGTCGCTGGCCAGCGGCCGCAACATCTATTACCTGATCTGGGTATTCGTGCTGCTGGCGCTGTGGGCCACCCGCAACCTGCTCAATTCGCGTCCGGGTCGCGCCATCCGCGCCTTGAAGAGCGGCGCGGGCATGGCTGAATCCATGGGCGTGAACACTGCTGCCTACAAGGTCGTTATCTTCGTCTGGGCGGCCTTGCTGGCCTGCATTTCGGGCTGGCTCTACGCGCACATGCAGCGCGCCGTCAGCCCCAGCCCGTTTGGCGTCAACTACGGCATTGAATACCTGTTCATGGCGGTGGTGGGCGGCGCGGGCTACGTCTGGGGCGCCTTGCTGGGTTCCGGCGTCATCCTGGTGCTGAAAGACCAGTTGCAGAACTGGCTGCCCAAGCTGCTGGACACCAACGCCAACTTCGAGATGATCGTTTTCGGCGTGCTGCTGATCCTGATGCTGCAATACGCACGCAATGGTCTGTGGCCCATCCTGGCGGGCTGGTGGAGCAGCATTACCGGCGCCGACGGCTCGCGCCGCAACCTTGCGCCGCCTGCCGCCGCGCCGGCTTTGCCGACTCGCGCGCGGCCCCAAGCCGGGCAGGTGGTGTTGGAAGTGGACGCCATCCGCAAGGAATTCGGCGGCCTGGTCGCCGTGAACGACATCACGTTCAAAGTCAGCTCGGGCGAGATCATGGGCCTGATCGGCCCCAATGGCGCGGGCAAGAGCACGACCTTCAACCTGATCAGCGGCGTGTTGCCGGTGACGCGCGGCAAGGTCACATTCATGGGGCAGCGCATCGACAGCCGCTCGGCGCGCGAGATCGCCAAGCTGGGGGTGGGCCGCACGTTCCAACACGTGCAGCTGCTGCCGGGCATGACCGTGCTGGAAAACGTGGCATTGGGCGCGCACTTGCGTTCCGACGTGGGCGTGCTGGCTGGCGCCTTGCATTCGGATCGCGCCCGCGAGGCGCAACTGCTGCATGAAGCCGCCGAGCAGATCAAGCGCGTTGGCTTGGGCGAATACCTGTACGAACAGGCGGGCAACCTGGCGCTGGGCCAACAACGCATCCTGGAAATTGCGCGCGCCCTGGCGTCCGACCCGGTGCTGCTGTTGCTGGACGAGCCCGCCGCCGGCCTGCGCTACAAGGAAAAGCAAGACCTGGCGCGCGTGCTGGAGCAACTGCGCTCGGAAGGCATGAGCATTTTGCTGGTCGAACACGATATGGATTTTGTGATGCGCCTGACCAACCACCTGGTGGTGATGGACTTCGGCACCAAGCTGGCCGAAGGCGTGCCCGCCGATGTGCAAAAGAACCCGGCTGTGCTGGAAGCTTATCTGGGCGGCATCGACGACGACCTGCCCGAAGCGGATCAGGCAAAGCCCGTGTCCGCAGGAGGTGTGCAATGA
- a CDS encoding energy-coupling factor transporter transmembrane component T family protein, translated as MIEPLYVAGGSALHRLPAWLKLAALVAAGAGLFVLRDPRWLGAAFAAAALLVWSTGVSAAAVWRQVRGLLWVLLAVGLFTGLFQGWMEALAVVLRVGAMVGLALAVTLATRTSDLIAVCERALMPLERIGLVDAGKVALALALALRFVPEIWRNFHEIREAQAARGLGAHPVALIVPLIVLTLKRAQEVAEAIDARSL; from the coding sequence ATGATCGAACCGCTTTATGTTGCCGGCGGCTCGGCGCTGCACCGGCTGCCTGCCTGGTTGAAGCTTGCCGCGCTGGTGGCGGCGGGGGCGGGTCTGTTCGTGCTGCGCGACCCGCGCTGGCTGGGTGCGGCGTTCGCGGCGGCGGCCCTGCTGGTGTGGTCGACCGGCGTGTCGGCGGCTGCCGTCTGGCGGCAGGTGCGCGGGCTGTTGTGGGTGTTGCTGGCGGTGGGGCTGTTCACGGGCCTGTTCCAAGGCTGGATGGAAGCCTTGGCGGTGGTGCTGCGTGTGGGCGCGATGGTGGGCTTGGCGCTGGCGGTAACGCTGGCGACCCGCACCTCGGACCTGATCGCTGTCTGCGAACGCGCCTTGATGCCGCTGGAACGCATCGGGCTGGTCGACGCCGGCAAGGTGGCGCTGGCCTTGGCGCTGGCATTGCGTTTCGTACCCGAAATCTGGCGCAACTTTCACGAGATCCGCGAAGCCCAGGCCGCGCGCGGCTTGGGGGCTCATCCGGTGGCGTTGATTGTGCCGCTGATTGTGTTGACCTTGAAACGCGCCCAGGAAGTGGCGGAAGCCATCGATGCGCGTAGTCTCTGA